The following nucleotide sequence is from Phycisphaera sp..
CGTCAGGGCGGGCACGTTGATGCGGATCGACTTGTCCTCGACCACGGGGCTCAGGCCCAGGTTGGCCGCCTCGATGGCCCGGCGGATGTCGCCCACGGCACCCTGGTCGAAGGGCTTGATGAGCAACTGCGTGGGCTCGGGCACGCTGATGGCGGCGAGCGCCTTGAGCTCGGTGCTCGCGCCGTAGTAGTCGACCTTGAGGAACTCGATGAGCGCGGTGCTGGCGCGGCCGCTGCGCACGCCGCGGAGTTCCTGCTTGAGGTACTCGACGCCCTTTTCCATGGCGTCTTCGGCTTCGAGAATGATGGTGTCGGGATCGGTTGACATGGGAACGTCCTCACAAGCCGCCGGCGTGCGTTCGCCGGGCTGGGTGCTTATCGCACGGATAGTCGAGTCCCGATCGTTTCGCCGCGGATGACCGCCGCGATGTTGCCGGGCTTCTGGAAATCGAACACGACCACGGGCATGTCCTGCTCCTGGCACATGGCCAGGG
It contains:
- the frr gene encoding ribosome recycling factor; the encoded protein is MSTDPDTIILEAEDAMEKGVEYLKQELRGVRSGRASTALIEFLKVDYYGASTELKALAAISVPEPTQLLIKPFDQGAVGDIRRAIEAANLGLSPVVEDKSIRINVPALTSDRRQQLVARCKKVGEETKVVLRNARRDANKHADALAKDSSAHISEDQVADLKDQIQEMLKKHEAEIDRRVADKSKEVLEV